The Stenotrophomonas rhizophila genome has a window encoding:
- a CDS encoding L,D-transpeptidase, with the protein MKSGLLLIALMMSAGQALATPSWGAPSSSPANTSPAALKPGEWVWGRDSKAMGPMAVVVSITEQRAYVYRNGLLEAVSTVSTGKPGHETPTGVFTILQKDKDHHSSKYNDAAMPYQERLTWDGIALHAGGLPGYPESHGCVHLPTEFARRLFGATNMGMVVVISKEGVSDPTLVHPRVASPIDPGTGKEVLSVPLGTQEAFRWQPDVAPTGVVSLLLSTSDRRLFAYRDGKEIGRSRVDFRDGAAREGTRAYMVASSNAPATEPSWVEVGIPGEEAARGTVVSQADEQRVLLPEGFRAALRPLMSPGVVLLVTDQHVLPDSTGPALQVLNAEQPAL; encoded by the coding sequence ATGAAATCTGGCCTGTTGCTGATTGCGCTGATGATGTCTGCCGGGCAGGCCCTGGCCACGCCTTCATGGGGCGCGCCCAGTTCCAGCCCGGCCAACACGTCGCCCGCCGCGCTCAAGCCGGGCGAGTGGGTGTGGGGCAGGGATTCCAAAGCGATGGGCCCGATGGCGGTGGTGGTCAGCATCACCGAACAGCGCGCCTACGTGTACCGCAACGGCCTGCTGGAAGCCGTGTCCACGGTGAGCACCGGCAAGCCCGGTCACGAAACGCCCACGGGTGTGTTCACCATCCTGCAGAAGGACAAGGACCACCATTCCAGCAAGTACAACGACGCGGCCATGCCGTACCAGGAACGCCTGACCTGGGATGGCATTGCACTGCATGCCGGCGGATTGCCGGGGTACCCGGAATCCCATGGCTGCGTGCACCTGCCCACCGAGTTTGCCCGGCGGCTGTTCGGGGCGACCAACATGGGCATGGTGGTGGTGATCTCCAAGGAGGGCGTGTCCGATCCGACGCTGGTGCACCCCCGCGTGGCCAGCCCGATCGACCCGGGCACCGGCAAGGAAGTGCTGTCCGTACCGCTGGGCACGCAGGAGGCGTTCCGCTGGCAGCCTGACGTTGCACCCACCGGCGTGGTGTCGCTGTTGCTCAGCACCAGTGACCGCCGCCTGTTCGCATACCGTGACGGCAAGGAAATCGGCCGTTCGCGCGTGGATTTCCGCGATGGCGCAGCGCGTGAAGGAACGCGCGCGTACATGGTTGCCAGCAGCAACGCGCCGGCAACCGAACCCTCATGGGTAGAGGTTGGCATTCCGGGCGAGGAAGCGGCCCGTGGCACCGTGGTAAGCCAGGCCGACGAGCAGCGCGTGCTGCTGCCCGAGGGGTTCCGTGCCGCGCTGCGGCCGCTGATGAGCCCGGGGGTGGTACTGCTGGTAACCGACCAGCATGTGCTGCCCGACTCCACGGGTCCGGCATTGCAGGTGCTGAATGCCGAGCAGCCGGCGCTTTAA
- a CDS encoding nuclear transport factor 2 family protein yields MDTEIRQHEEALRIAMLTSDVEALESLIADDLIFVGPSGDVFHKQDDLSLHRSGRQKLTLAEWRSVEISAQGQAAVTSVTAELAGTFDGAAFAGNFRYCRFWVKTASGWQVLGGSVIALPSA; encoded by the coding sequence ATGGATACTGAAATCCGGCAGCACGAGGAAGCCCTGCGCATTGCGATGCTCACCAGCGACGTGGAGGCCCTGGAATCCCTGATCGCAGACGACCTGATCTTCGTGGGGCCGTCAGGCGATGTTTTTCACAAGCAGGATGATCTTTCGCTGCACCGTTCCGGACGCCAGAAGCTCACCTTGGCAGAGTGGCGATCTGTAGAGATCTCCGCGCAAGGGCAGGCCGCTGTAACCTCGGTAACAGCCGAACTGGCAGGCACGTTCGACGGCGCTGCGTTCGCAGGGAACTTCAGGTACTGCCGCTTCTGGGTGAAAACGGCGAGCGGCTGGCAGGTGCTGGGAGGCTCGGTTATCGCGTTACCATCGGCCTGA
- a CDS encoding MBL fold metallo-hydrolase, with amino-acid sequence MNDLNHRRRFLVGCAGAAAATLLPFGALAAAAVPRTLRAQRLAWAGVRLQLPDSTLLIDPLVSPEAWGRALPDRLVPVADAVGETHVLVTHTHSDHFDGTAVATALKNGGVLAYPAGLQPSPWPQGARARPSALWEPQLLGDFTATPVPASDGYGDTQVSWVVSAGGRRIFHGGDTQWHGNWWRIGRQFGPFDAAFLPINGARFGWRDPASGQPGVLTPEQAVAAAVILGARVLVPIHYGVSGMDKYVEVDDPLGRVRQAARERDIPLQIMEPGTWLPWPEGSL; translated from the coding sequence ATGAATGACCTCAATCACCGTCGGCGCTTCCTTGTGGGATGCGCGGGCGCGGCAGCGGCGACGCTGCTTCCGTTCGGGGCGCTGGCAGCAGCGGCAGTGCCCAGAACCCTGCGCGCCCAGCGACTGGCATGGGCAGGAGTGCGGCTGCAGTTGCCCGACAGCACGCTGCTGATTGATCCGCTGGTCAGTCCAGAGGCATGGGGCAGGGCACTACCTGACCGGCTGGTGCCGGTGGCCGATGCGGTCGGCGAAACCCACGTACTGGTCACCCACACCCATTCGGACCACTTCGATGGCACCGCAGTAGCGACCGCGCTCAAGAACGGCGGGGTGTTGGCGTATCCGGCAGGTTTGCAGCCCTCACCGTGGCCGCAGGGCGCGCGTGCCCGCCCCAGTGCGCTGTGGGAGCCGCAGCTGCTGGGCGACTTCACCGCCACGCCGGTGCCTGCATCGGATGGTTACGGGGATACGCAGGTCTCATGGGTTGTCTCGGCCGGCGGGCGGCGCATCTTCCACGGCGGCGATACCCAGTGGCATGGCAACTGGTGGCGCATCGGCCGCCAGTTTGGCCCGTTCGATGCAGCGTTTCTCCCGATCAATGGCGCGCGCTTCGGCTGGCGCGATCCGGCAAGTGGCCAGCCGGGCGTGCTCACGCCCGAGCAGGCGGTGGCCGCTGCGGTTATCCTCGGCGCTCGGGTGCTGGTGCCGATTCACTACGGTGTCAGCGGAATGGACAAGTATGTCGAAGTGGATGATCCGCTTGGCAGGGTTCGCCAGGCCGCACGCGAGCGGGATATCCCTTTGCAGATCATGGAGCCGGGCACGTGGTTGCCGTGGCCGGAAGGGAGCCTATGA
- the gcvA gene encoding transcriptional regulator GcvA: MKTRPAAPLNALRTFEAAARHLSFNGAASELFVTPAAVSHQVKHLEEHLGVSLFQRNHRSVMLTPEGAALAATVGDLLGQLDVALDRARKRAPSELRVTTMESFAAKWLVPRLHRFQHAFPDVRVRIDTSDEHADFLRGGFDVGIRYGAGNYAGVRAEVLMQAPAFPVCSPTLLGANPHGLEHPDDLRHYTLLHDEGATGRAGVPAWSDWLAAAGATNVNAASGPVFASIYLAQEAAVSGHGVALGLAPLVDEDLRQGRLMKQLGVRLENAYAFWLIRRDVSQQRPEVEAFCHWLRQEQQLSGAPC, from the coding sequence GTGAAAACTCGACCCGCCGCCCCGCTCAATGCCCTGCGTACGTTTGAAGCGGCGGCGCGCCACCTGAGCTTCAACGGCGCGGCCAGTGAGTTGTTCGTCACCCCCGCGGCCGTCAGCCACCAGGTAAAGCATCTGGAAGAACACCTTGGCGTGAGCCTGTTCCAGCGCAACCATCGCTCCGTGATGCTGACGCCGGAGGGCGCGGCCCTGGCGGCCACCGTGGGCGACCTGTTGGGGCAGCTGGACGTGGCGTTGGATCGCGCCCGCAAGCGAGCGCCGTCCGAGCTGAGGGTGACCACCATGGAATCGTTCGCGGCAAAGTGGCTGGTGCCCCGGCTGCACCGTTTCCAGCACGCATTCCCGGACGTACGGGTGCGGATCGACACCAGCGACGAGCACGCGGACTTTCTGCGCGGTGGATTCGATGTGGGCATCCGCTATGGAGCGGGCAACTACGCTGGCGTCCGTGCCGAAGTACTGATGCAGGCGCCTGCATTCCCCGTATGCTCGCCCACACTGCTGGGCGCCAACCCGCACGGATTGGAGCACCCTGACGATCTGCGCCACTACACACTGCTGCACGATGAGGGTGCAACAGGCCGCGCTGGGGTTCCTGCGTGGTCGGATTGGTTGGCGGCGGCAGGCGCCACAAACGTGAACGCCGCGTCGGGCCCGGTCTTCGCCAGCATCTATCTTGCGCAGGAAGCTGCAGTTTCAGGCCACGGTGTTGCGTTGGGCCTCGCTCCCCTCGTGGACGAAGACCTTCGTCAAGGCCGGTTGATGAAGCAGCTTGGCGTGCGCCTGGAGAATGCGTACGCGTTCTGGCTGATACGCCGTGACGTCTCCCAACAGCGCCCCGAGGTGGAAGCATTCTGCCACTGGCTGCGGCAGGAGCAGCAGCTCTCCGGTGCCCCATGTTGA